The Vicia villosa cultivar HV-30 ecotype Madison, WI linkage group LG1, Vvil1.0, whole genome shotgun sequence genome includes a region encoding these proteins:
- the LOC131662512 gene encoding uncharacterized protein LOC131662512 — protein MSQQEMKESKKASTDDQPAKNSENEIEVEAEKEKPYVPPPPYKPPIPYPQRLAKSKTEAQFKKFVELLKQLNITIPFTEAITQMPSYAKFLKEFLSNKKKLEDNEIVMLTTECNAIIQNNMPPKLKDPGSFSMPWVIGKTVIDKALCDLGASVSLIYLSFCKKLNSGKLKPSRMSLQLADRSIKYPIGMLENIPVRVDQFYIPTDFIIMDIQEDSSIAIILGRPFLETAGAIIDVKHGKLTFERFIFNNHLVNRF, from the exons ATGTCACAGCAAGAAATGAAAGAATCTAAAAAGGCATCAACTGATGACCAACCTGCTAAGAATAGTGAAAACGAAATAGAAGTGGAGGCTGAAAAAGAGAAACCCTACGTACCTCCACCACCATATAAGCCACCCATCCCATATCCTCAAAGATTAGCAAAATCCAAAACTGAGGCACAATTTAAGAAATTTGTAGAGCTTCTAAAACAATTAAATATCACAATACCATTTACAGAAGCCATAACTCAAATGccttcttatgctaagttcctaaAAGAATTTCTTTCTAATAagaagaaactcgaggataacgaaatcGTTATGCTTACCACAGAATGTAATGCcatcatccaaaacaacatgcctcccaaattaaaagatcctggtagtttctCCATGCCCTGGGTAATAGGAAAGACTGTTATAGAcaaagccttgtgcgatttaggagccagtgttagtcTGATATACCTTTCATTTTGTAAAAAGCTAAACTCAGGTAAGCTAAAACCTTCAAGAATGTCCCTTCAACTTGCAGACCGCTCAATCAAGTATCCgataggaatgttagaaaatatccctgtacGAGTAGATCAATTCTATATCCCCACTGATTTCATCATCATGGACATCCAAGAGGACTCTAGCATCGCCATCATATTAGGGAGACCCTTCTTAGAAACCGCCGGTGCAATCATAGATGTTAAACATGGAAAACTaaccttcgaa AGGTTTATATTCAATAACCATCTTGTCAACAGGTTCTAG